In the Phaseolus vulgaris cultivar G19833 chromosome 7, P. vulgaris v2.0, whole genome shotgun sequence genome, one interval contains:
- the LOC137828275 gene encoding probable GPI-anchored adhesin-like protein PGA55, translating to MSKAVSSKKSSSLPPPPTPGTVASSYSKKKRSPRSPLQDLNRISSSSNSSYASSTVSTEAPKGCLRFLSSSSFRTPVHRPKNLTKTPSSAPHVAALKLSKSKSSKENIPKGDSGLKTKTLALDKARNHRKKPPSVYQWQSGKKSSSRTRQNQMSKPCSAFNHRGKFIPRLSSASDQVKEKENILVGRNDKVGEHDHVILCHGDLNFTPSTKNATGSCLKDVIVFGDLEENPNASISRTPPIHNSVSPEIQCGSSLVPKTVTPACYGAGYVVSGVVDKRKCRPRGILTVEKKYSGSGKIADSSFDDDEKKVMDTIDHSSPSVLPLPSEAVVHWLSSPSNKGKNILSQKFENGLNKSQGLASSITLASSTSPTSSSKTFWNVSDSSDLSGGANGIMRKIRSSISPNGLAEFQVPSDYMLSPSYSSLLFSPNPTPVCRAGILGKGKSDRYNVIDENSPFSQNSYDSRNVIQTPQSDSSSELHVRLSLVNVDNQKEDNSNPDLNSSRNILLSESFLVNSSMPPVESVNSSFQFDCLTMPCESIDLSKLPKFLDDQDPWLSSSTVNASQSQRISWREGSLSQPYELDECDCCRCLSDEEENINDSGINKFSGPQVIIETKDGKKLGSDTAITETEDNEQEIDGLGKEKHQALMSCSCAESLSIDGGGLIASGDDLDWTFCRVNKLFDV from the coding sequence ATGAGTAAAGCAGTTTCATCGAAGAAATCTTCCTCATTGCCCCCACCACCTACACCAGGCACAGTTGCATCATCCTATTCAAAAAAGAAGCGAAGTCCTAGAAGCCCTTTGCAGGATCTCAACCGCATTTCTAGCAGCAGCAACAGTAGTTATGCTTCTAGCACTGTCTCCACTGAAGCCCCAAAGGGGTGCCTCAGGTTTTTGTCATCCTCTTCTTTTAGAACCCCTGTCCACAGACCCAAGAATCTCACTAAAACTCCCAGCTCAGCCCCTCATGTAGCTGCATTGAAACTGTCTAAATCTAAATCCTCCAAGGAAAACATTCCAAAGGGTGATTCTGGGTTGAAAACTAAGACACTTGCATTGGATAAGGCGCGGAATCATAGGAAGAAGCCTCCTTCTGTCTACCAATGGCAGTCTGGGAAGAAATCAAGTTCTAGGACTCGTCAAAACCAAATGTCTAAGCCTTGTTCCGCTTTCAATCACCGTGGCAAGTTTATACCTAGGTTGTCATCTGCATCAGACCAGGTAAAGGAAAAAGAGAATATCTTGGTAGGCAGAAATGATAAAGTTGGTGAGCATGACCATGTCATATTGTGTCATGGTGATTTAAACTTTACTCCTTCGACCAAAAATGCTACTGGGTCGTGTTTGAAAGATGTTATAGTTTTTGGGGATTTGGAGGAGAATCCAAATGCGAGCATCAGTAGAACGCCTCCGATTCATAACTCTGTTTCCCCGGAGATACAATGTGGGTCCTCTCTGGTTCCAAAAACTGTAACACCTGCTTGTTATGGCGCTGGCTATGTTGTTTCTGGTGTTGTTGATAAGAGGAAATGTAGGCCCAGAGGGATTCTCACTGTAGAGAAGAAGTATTCAGGCAGTGGTAAAATAGCTGATAGTAGTTTTGATGATGATGAGAAAAAAGTAATGGACACTATTGACCATTCTAGTCCTTCCGTGTTACCTTTGCCATCTGAAGCTGTAGTGCATTGGCTTTCTTCTCCATCTAACAAGGGAAAGAACATTCTGAGTCAGAAGTTTGAAAATGGACTAAATAAAAGTCAGGGACTAGCATCATCCATAACTCTTGCTTCCAGTACTTCGCCAACATCCAGTTCCAAGACTTTTTGGAATGTAAGTGACAGCAGTGATTTGTCTGGTGGTGCCAATGGTATCATGAGAAAAATCAGATCTTCAATTTCTCCAAATGGGCTTGCTGAATTTCAAGTACCCTCTGATTACATGTTATCGCCTTCTTATTCATCTTTGTTGTTTTCTCCCAATCCCACACCTGTTTGTAGGGCAGGTATCTTAGGAAAAGGAAAAAGCGATCGATACAATGTCATAGATGAGAATTCACCCTTTTCCCAGAATTCATATGACAGTAGAAATGTTATTCAAACTCCACAATCAGATTCTAGTTCAGAATTACATGTTAGATTGTCATTGGTGAATGTAGACAATCAAAAGGAAGATAATTCTAACCCTGACCTTAACTCATCCAGGAACATACTTCTATCAGAAAGCTTCCTTGTCAATAGTTCGATGCCCCCTGTGGAGTCTGTTAATTCAAGTTTCCAATTTGATTGTTTAACTATGCCTTGTGAATCTATTGATCTCAGTAAACTTCCAAAATTTTTGGATGATCAGGACCCATGGTTATCTAGTTCAACAGTGAATGCTTCACAATCCCAAAGGATATCGTGGAGGGAAGGGTCACTGAGCCAACCTTACGAGCTGGATGAGTGTGATTGCTGTAGATGCTTGTcagatgaagaagaaaatatcAATGACTCTGGTATCAATAAGTTTTCAGGTCCTCAAGTCATTATTGAAACAAAGGATGGTAAAAAATTGGGCAGTGATACTGCAATTACTGAAACTGAGGATAATGAACAGGAAATTGATGGCCTTGGCAAAGAAAAACATCAAGCTTTGATGTCATGTTCATGTGCTGAGTCCCTAAGCATTGATGGTGGTGGTCTAATTGCTTCGGGGGATGATTTAGACTGGACTTTTTGCCGCGTGAACAAGTTATTTGATGTGTGA
- the LOC137828276 gene encoding uncharacterized protein, producing MTFVIFLHNIYPPLTLNIPNVSNLKFGSNSLTIQITDQIQIDHFSFIFFPSSSASLLLLQNTLTTMGFSSFLGRLLFASLFILSAWQMFNEFDDTGGPVAKELIPKLTVVRRNLSSKLGVAVPDINVRPVIASTIFLKGVGGILFVLGSTFGSYLLLFYLALSTPILYDFYNYRPNKPEFSLLLSDFIQSTALCGALLFFIEMKYLITRKQIRKKTPKAKTV from the exons atgACCTTTGTGATTTTCTTGCATAACATTTATCCTCCTCTCACTCTAAATATTCCAAATGTCTCAAACCTTAAATTTGGTTCCAATTCTTTGACGATTCAAATTACAGACCAAATCCAAATTGAtcacttttcttttattttcttcccTTCATCTTCTGCTTCTCTCCTGCTACTTCAAAACACACTCACAACAATGGGCTTTTCCTCCTTTCTGGGTCGTCTCCTCTTTGCCTCCCTCTTCATCCTCTCAGCATGGCAGAT GTTTAATGAATTTGATGACACTGGTGGACCCGTTGCAAAGGAGTTGATTCCCAAGCTCACGGTTGTGAGGAGAAATTTATCCTCCAAACTGGGGGTAGCAGTACCAGATATTAAT GTTCGGCCAGTCATTGCCTCTACCATATTTTTAAAGGGGGTTGGAGGAATTCTATTTGTTCTTGGGAGTACATTTGGATCTTATCTTCTG CTCTTTTATCTGGCACTTTCTACACCAATTCTGTATGATTTCTACAACTATAGACCTAATAAGCCTGAATTCAGTTTATTGCTGAGTGATTTCATTCAG AGCACAGCACTTTGTGGTGCATTGCTATTTTTTATagagatgaagtacttgattaCCAGgaaacaaatcaggaagaagaCCCCAAAAGCAAAGACAGTTTAG